The Thermomonospora amylolytica sequence AGCGAGCACGACATCCTGGACGGACTGGCCTGGTCGCTGGTCTGAGGGCCGGACGACCGCGGCGGAGCGAGGGCCGCCTGCCCTCCTTCACGGGGATCCGGGGGCCGTCCCCTCGGGCGGGCGGGTCAGCGCTTCAGCTCGGCCAGCAGCGCCGGGATGATCACCGCGTTCGGGTTCTGCTGCGGGACGTAGAGCACCGGGGCCTCGGTGCCGGCCTGGTGCAGCCACACCTTGCCCTCCCGGATGCTCGCGCCGCCGACCGCGGTCCAGCCCAGCGAGACCCGCCCGCCGTTCAGCCCGCCGGGATGCACGCCCAGCCCGGCGCCCACGTCGATCCGCTCCCCGGCCCGCACCCGCCCGGCCAGCTCGGCGACCAGCCGCGGCTCGACATGGGACCGGCACAGCTCCACCAGCCGGTCCCACAGGTCCTCCTGGTCGCAGACCACCTCGACGCGCGGCCCGCCGTGGAACGGCTCGCGCCCCACCTGGAACACCCACTGGCCCTGCCCGGTCGGCCAGTACGCCACCCATTCGACGACCGCCCAGACCATCGAGGTGCTGCCGTAGGCGATGCCCTGCCGGTCGGCGTGCAGGCGGTATCCGCGCACGTCCGCGACCACCGCGTCGGCGGCGGGCTGCTGCGCCTGTTGCGGCTGCGGCGCCTGCTGCGGTTCGGGCGGGTGGACGTGCTCGGTCCAGCGCTGCCCGTCCCACCACCGCAGGCGGCCCGAACCGTGGGGATCGGAGTACCAGCCCGGCTGACTCAACGCGCACCTCCGAGCACCGGCGACTCGCTTGATCGTATCCTCCGCCGGACCCGTGCAAACGGTGTTCCGCCCGGCCCGGCCGACGGGTTCCCGGCGCATGCGAGGATCGGTCCGTGACCTCCGCCAACGCCCCCTTCGTTCCTCCGGGTTCGGGATGGCCCGGCGACCCGGCCACCCCCGCCACCCCCGTCGCGCACACCCCCGACGAGGTCCGCGCCCTGGCCGCCGAAGCCCCCACCCTGCACGAGCTGTGCGCCCGCCAGTCGGTGTGCCGGGCCTGCCCGCGGCTGGTGGAGTGGCGGGAGCAGGTCGCGGTGCGGCGCCGCCGGGCGTACGCCGACCAGGAGTACTGGGGCCGCCCGGTGCCGGGCTGGGGCGACGAGGAGCCCCGCGTCCTGATCGTCGGGCTGGCCCCGGCCGCCCACGGCGGCAACCGCACCGGCCGGATCTTCACCGGGGACCGCAGCGGCGACTGGCTGTTCGCGTCCCTGCACCGCACGGGCCTGGCGGCGCGGCCGACCAGCGTCCACGCCGCCGACGGCCAGCGCCTGCTCGGCGCCCGGATGGCGGCCACCGTCCGGTGCGCCCCGCCCGACAACAAGCCCACCCCGGCCGAACGCGCCGCCTGCCTGCCGTGGCTGGAACGCGAGGTCGCCGAGGCCGCCGGGTCCGTCCGGGTGGTCGTCGCGCTCGGCGGCTACGCCTGGCAGGGGGTGTGGCCGGCGCTGCGGAAGGCGGGCTACGGCCTGCCGCGCCCGCGCCCGGCGTTCGGCCACGGCGCCGAGGTGCCGCTGATCCCGCCGGAGGGGACGCCGTTCGACCGGGTGACGCTGCTGGGCTGCTACCACCCCAGCCAGCAGAACACGTTCACCGGCCGGGTCACCGAGGAGATGCTGGACGCCGTGTTCGGCCGCGCCCGCCGCCTCGCAGAGTGAGGCGCGGGCCGGGTCAGGGCCTTGCCCAGCGGTACGGAACCGCTGGGCGCCCCCGTCGGGCCCTGACCCGCCGGCATCCCCCGCTCGCCAGATGAGATGCGGCCGTGCCCGGTGTGGTTCGCGAGATCGGCGGGTTTCTTCCGGATCTTCCCGCGCGGCCGGTACGACCGGGATCACGTGACACCTCCCATGCGGGGGGTACCGGACCCGCATGTCTGATACGCGCACGCGCAAGACCACACGGATCCTCGTCGTCGGCGGCGGCTATGTCGGCATGTACACCGCGCTGCGGCTGCAGCGCCGGCTCCGCCGGGAGATCTCCCGGGGCCAGGTGCAGATCACCGTCGTCGAACCCCAGTCGTACATGACCTACCAGCCGTTCCTGCCCGAGGCGGCGGCCGGCAACCTGGAGCCCCGGCACGTCGTCGCCCCCCTGCGGCGGGTGCTGCACCGCTGCACCCTGCTGAACGGCCGGGTGCTGCGGATCGACCACGCCGCCCGGCGCGCCACCGTCCGCGTGGTGGGCGCCGAACTGCACGAGGACGGCGACCGCGAGGTGCCCTACGACAGGCTGGTGGTGGCGGTCGGCTCCATCTCCCGGACGCTGCCGATCCCCGGGCTGGCCGAGTGCGGCATCGGCTTCAAGAGCCTCGGCGAGGCCATCTACCTGCGCAACCACGTGCTGGCCCAGATGGACATCGCGGCGTCCACCCAGCGCGAGGACATCCGCCGCCGGGCGCTGACGTTCGTGTTCGTCGGCGGCGGGTTCGCCGGCGTGGAGGCGCTGGGCGAACTGGAGGACATGGCCCGCGACGCCTGCCGGTGGTACCCGAACATCGACGCCGGCGACATGCGCTGGG is a genomic window containing:
- a CDS encoding DUF2510 domain-containing protein — its product is MSQPGWYSDPHGSGRLRWWDGQRWTEHVHPPEPQQAPQPQQAQQPAADAVVADVRGYRLHADRQGIAYGSTSMVWAVVEWVAYWPTGQGQWVFQVGREPFHGGPRVEVVCDQEDLWDRLVELCRSHVEPRLVAELAGRVRAGERIDVGAGLGVHPGGLNGGRVSLGWTAVGGASIREGKVWLHQAGTEAPVLYVPQQNPNAVIIPALLAELKR
- a CDS encoding uracil-DNA glycosylase yields the protein MTSANAPFVPPGSGWPGDPATPATPVAHTPDEVRALAAEAPTLHELCARQSVCRACPRLVEWREQVAVRRRRAYADQEYWGRPVPGWGDEEPRVLIVGLAPAAHGGNRTGRIFTGDRSGDWLFASLHRTGLAARPTSVHAADGQRLLGARMAATVRCAPPDNKPTPAERAACLPWLEREVAEAAGSVRVVVALGGYAWQGVWPALRKAGYGLPRPRPAFGHGAEVPLIPPEGTPFDRVTLLGCYHPSQQNTFTGRVTEEMLDAVFGRARRLAE